The genomic segment TATAATACTTTATCATTATCCATTAATTTGTTTTACTTTGCAAGATTCTTTCTTTAAAAAAAGCCGGGAACGAGTTGTCCCAAGCTTCTATTATTGTGGTACATTTTTGGCTGGTGCTTTTGCAAGTGCCTCAATTCGCGGTTTGATTTTTTTAGAGGCGGTATCTTTGATTAATAAAGCCCCCGCTCCAAATATGATACAGCTATAATAAGTGATTATTCGCCATAAAACAAGCGCCATCAGTAGTTTAGCTGGTCCAAGTAGCATACCGAACAACAGTGTAAACGTATATTCAGCACCACCAGCACCGCCCGGAGTCGGCATGACAGTTGCAAACATAATAATAAATGCATGATAGGTGATTGCCATATATAAACCAATACCCGTTACACCAATTGCTTGTAAAATAAAAAATGGAATGGAAAAATAAATCCACAGTTGCAAAGTTGTAAAGATACAACAACGTACAATCAATTTCCAATCTTTCCCAATACGATTACTTTCTTCGTGAAAAGTAATAATTTTTTCGTCTAACATATTTCTTAATTTAGCAACTTTTTCTTTTTTCATGAATAATTTTGTTGGAACAAGCAAAATATGTACTAGTTTTGTAGTGAATTTTTGACTTCTACCAACTAATATTAAGCAAACAATGACGACCACATGCACAGAGAAGCCAAGTAGAACTAAGAATTTTAGTTGAGTCACGCCAGTCATCAAATAATGAAGTCCAAAAATCAAAATGATTAGAAAGTTAAGCACAACCATCGCCTGATAGATAATGAATTTCACTAGTAAAACGGAGCTACCACGTCCCGCATCCATTCCTTGTTTTGTTAACATTACGAGTTGAGCTGGTTGTCCACCCGTTGACATTGGCGTAATCGTATTGAAAAACTGACCAATCATCGTAATCCGAAAAGAAGAAAAGAAACGTTGATCTTTATTTGCTGGTTTGGATGCCGTCTGTAACACCATAGCTTCTAAAAACCAATATAAAAACATCGCGCCAAATGCAGCCGCAAGCCACCAAGGGTTCACGTTTAACATCGAAGCAAAGAATTTAGAGATATCTACATCTTGGAATTGCCAAAGGATGAATCCGATACTAATTGCAAGCACAATAGCAATATTAAAAAGATTCTTTTTTGCACCTCCACTCATTCTTCATCACTCCTTTGTTAATAATCCTTGATAAAAGGCGTACCATATTTCAGCTAGCCGATCTTCTGAATAATACGCGGCACCTTTTTTCGCTGCTTGTAGCATTTCATCATAATAAGCCTCATCGGTTTTTAAACGCTGAATCGCTTGGATAAAACCTTGATTATCAGCTTTTTTTACATAGTAACCATCTAAAATTTCTTCATATAAATCTAAATTTCGAAGTAAAATTGGCACATCAGAACTCATCGCTTCAAGAATCGCCATTGGAAATAATTCATTGTAAGATGGCATAAAGAAAATATCCGCCATGTTTATACAAGCATTCATTTCTGAGCGGTCTACAATCCCGATAAATTTCACATTAGCTGGGGGATTATCATAAATTTTCTTTAGTTCTTCATAACCAGAAGTGATTTTTCCAAATGAAAATCCACCTGCCCAGACAAACTGAATATCCGGAAGTTGTTTCGCTACTTCAACAAAATCAAGTACTCCTTTTCGGTGTTGCACTTGGCCAATTCCAATAACGGTAAACTTATCTAACGGAATTCCGTATTTTTCCCGTACAGATTCTTTTTCGCCTTTAGAAATTGGAAAAAAGCTTTTTTTAGAAACAAAATTAGGGATGTAATGAATCCTCTCTTTGGGGATATCATATGCTGTCAATTTAGGAATAAAAGACGGATTTACTACTACAATTTCGTCCATTTTTTTATAAAATCCAATTAAGTATTTATAAAAAACCACACGAGCAATCCAAGGTAATTTCAAACTACCTTCCATTGTTTCAGGTAAGAAATGAACATAACCTACACGAACTCCACGTTTTTTCTTAAAAAAAGCAGAAAGAAAAAAACGGAAATCAACAGTATGGTAATGTGTGATATCCGATTTCTTAAAACTATTAATCTTCATATCAATTTCATTTGTATATCTTTCTTCTAGCAAGTTCACAAGCTCGCGGTAAGCCGATGCCACACCTTGACCCTTTACTTTTTCTGCTGAAGATAGCATTGTCAATTTAATCACGCCGCGAAGACCTCTCTTTTCTGTGAACTTGTGTAGAAGATGAAAGTGAAAATACTTGGGAAGCTATCTTGCTTTTGATCAATGTTGGTTTTACTTTGATGGAACCATTTTGTCGTTTTACACGATAGATTTCGCAAATTTCATTGTATGTAGCTTCCACGTTGAGACCAAATTGATCAGCAGAAATTGATTCCACTTTTACTCTGCCGTTTGCTGCTACGAGTGCAGCTGTGTTTTTGTCAGACAGAACTTGGACTAATAAATCCGCTAATTCATAATCTTCATCGAATAAAAAGGCTGTTTCTCGGTCAGTTAAAAATCCTTCAATACTTTCGTCACGTTTTGCAACTACTGGTAAAGAAGCAGCCATCGCCTCTGCATATGTTAATCCTTGCGTTTCTGTTGTCGAAGCACTTACAAACAAATCACCTAACTGATAATATAAACTAATATTTTCCCAGTCTACTGCACCAGTAAAAATAACATGTTCTTCTAAGTTTTTATTTTCTACTATTTTTTCTAAATCTTTGCGAACAGGACCGTCCCCAACGATAACTAACTTGGCATTTGGTTCTTTTAGGAGTACTTCTGGCATCGCATTTATAATTGCGTCGATATTTTTCTCCTGAGCAATTCGTCCTAGTGAAAGAATGACAGCATCCTCAGTGCCAATTCCAAGTGATTTTTTCAAATCAGCAATTTGTTGTTTTTCAACTGGAGCAAAAGAAGAAATATCCGTACCAGTTGGAATTGTATACATTAATTTATAGATACCTTGTTCTTCTAAGTGGTGTCTTACTTTTGGTGTCGGCGTTATTATTGCATCGTAGCTATCACAAAATGTTTTGGTCATTTTTCCAACCATTGAAGGCGTCAAAATTTTTCCTTTTGCGATATAATGCAAGTAATCCACATACATTGTGTGATAGGTATGGATGGATGGAATATGATATTTTTTAGCAATTCGCTTACCCAAAAGACCTAATGAAAATTCTGTATGCGTATGGATAATATCTAAATTCAAGCGCCCTACTAATTTAATAAATTTATTCATTCCAGCTACAGCTACACGACGTTCAGGGAAAAACACAAAAGGAATACTAGGCAAACGAAAAACACGACCTTCTTCGCTTTCTCTATCAGCGTTGGGATCAGTTGTCGTAAAAATATATACAGTGTGCCCTTGTTTTCTAAGTTCGTTTTCCATAATCATTATCGATGTAGCTACACCGCTAATTTGCGGACTGTAGGTATCCGTAAAAATCCCTATATTCATTACTATCGCCTACTCTCTTCCTCGTTTGTTCATTCATCATTTAGTATATTATTATAACATAATTCTAGTCGTCCGTATTACATAACCAACTACATTATGACTCATTTATTAAGATAAAACATGCGACTGTAGCATGATTTTTAATCGGGAAATATAAAAGAACTTTCCTTTTAATACAAAAGCTATAGCTATCATACCATATTCATCATAATAACGATAATTAATTTCCTTCTATATAAAGGCCTACTTTATCACCATATAAAAATAACTGGCAAAATCAACAAGTGACTTTTGCCAGTTATTTTTATATCATCATAAATTCAGTCTTACGCTTTACCGTTAGAACCAAACTCTTGAATTTTTTCTGTAACAGTTTTGATAATCGCGTCCACACCAGGGCCGATTACTTTACGTGGATCATAAACTTTATCGTCAGTAGCTAATTTTTCGCGAACAGCTGCAGTCCAAACGATTTGGCATTCAGTGTTAACGTTGATTTTGCTGTGACCTAATTCAATTGCTTTTTTAACTTGGTGTTCAGGAATTCCAGAACCGCCGTGAAGTACAAGTGGAGCACCTGTAAGTTCAGAGATTTCTTTCATTTCGTCAAAACCAAGAACAGGTTCGCCGTGGTAAGGACCGTGAACAGAACCTAATGCTGCAGCAAGTGCATCAATGTTAGCTTCTTTAACAACACGTAAGCATTCTTGTGGATCAGCATAGTTGATTCCACCAGTTACTCCGTCTTCGTCTCCACCAACAGTTCCAATTTCAGCTTCTACAGATACGCCTTTAGCATGCGCGTAATCAACAACTTGTTTAGTCATTGCAATATTTTCGTCGATTGGGTGGTGAGAGCCGTCGATCATTACAGAAGAGAATCCTGCATCGATAGCAGCTTTACAAGAATCAAAGCTAGAACCATGGTCAAGGTGAATCGCAACAGGAACAGTGATTTTCAGGTCTTCTACAAGTCCTTCAGTCATTTTTACAACTGTTTTGAATCCTCCCATGTATTTAGCAGCTCCTTCAGAAACTCCTAAAATAACTGGTGCTTTTTCTGCTTCTGCAGCTTTCAAAATAGCTTGAGTCCATTCAAGGTTGTTGATGTTGAATTGACCAACAGCATATTTTCCAGCTAATGCTTTTTTCAGCATGTCTGTCATGTTAACGATAGGCATAATACAATTTCCTCCCTCAGGAATTTAGGAAAACCATTTTTGATTTTCCCTAAGATTTGAATTTCCGCCGTGAAAAATAGTGGCAGCTATTTTCCCCTAACAAAGTATATGATAACAGATTTGTGATGAATTTACCATATAAACAAGAAAATTTTATAGTGAAAACGCTTTAGCCTCTAAGACGTTCTATAATTCTTGATTTATCTGCAAAAATTTCTAATGCCTCTGGAATAATCTCTAGTGTGTAGGGTGCTTTTCCGCCATAAACACCATCATAACTAACATTTAAATCTGTAGTACTTTTAATTTCTACTTTATTGGTGCGCGCATGAATGACGTGTGGACTATTCAAATGTGTTCCTTTTTTAATTGAAGCAAATAATTGGAATAGTTTTTGTGGGGAGACTTTTTTTAAAATTAAAAGTTCAAACATGCCACTATTTAATTGTGCTGGTGGACAAAGCGTTTCCATCCCACCAACTGAATTGGTTTTATTTACAAAAAACAATAGTATTTCACCTTGAAAAACTTGATTATTATAGCTAATTTCCACATTAACTGGCGATAGTTTTGGAAGCATTTGGAGTCCGCTGAAAAGATACGCCAGTCTGCCCCATTTTGATTTCATTGATTCTTTCACTGCATAAGTTATTTCGGTTATCTTTCCACCAGCCGCATTATTAATGAAAAATTCGGTCTCGTTAGCTTTTCCAATATCGACACGAATCGTTTCTTGCTTTGCGATAATCTGAAGTGCTTCGAGCGGGTCTTTCGCAAAATTCAGTGCTCTTGCGTAGTCATTGGTTGTTCCCACTGGTAAAATCCCTAGTTTGGGCGGATTATTTACTTGCATTAACCCATTAACAACTTCATTCACCGTTCCATCTCCACCCGCTGCAATAACTACATCAAAGCCATCTTGAGCAGCTTGTTTTGCTATCATAGTAGTACTTTTTGGCGCTTTAGTTGATGGCACTAAAGTTACTTCAAAATCTGCCTCAGTTAAAATTTTTTCAGCATCAGGAAGTAATTTTCGAAACTTATTTTTCCCTGCTACTGGGTTGTATATTATCATTGCTTTCGTCTGCAAATGCCGCTCCCTCTTTCCTATTTATATTGTTTAGTTTCCTATTTTTTGGACAGAGTTGTCAACTTGTTTGACTGGAATAAATGGCATCCAACGAATAAGTTCTTTTTACCCATTACTAAACACACCTCTACTATCTTTGAAAATCACTTTTTTTCATAACTTATAGAAATTTTATTACCATTATGTGACAAATTATGTGCAAATAGATTCATTGTTGCTAATTTGCATTGACTCCGCTCTACCGTATTGTCATAATTAGAATAGAATAATTTTGACTTTTTTAAAAAGGTGTAGTTAGGAGAGGATTAAAACTTTGAAAAAAATAGTAAAATCAGCGGTTGTTTTTGCAAGTCTTGCTTTTGTAGGTGTTTCCGCTAACATGATTCCAGAAAAAGCAAGCGCTTCGTCCATTAACACAGTACAAAAAGTGGATGATCAATCCGTTTACATCCCCGAGGCAGTTAAAGACGGGACAGCTACGGAAAATCATGATGGCTTTGAAGATGAGACTAGTAGCGTACTGAAGGAAGTCCCAATGCTTCGTGCAACGACGGGATATCCTAACGTCAATTCCTATATTAAAACAAACAAATTTTCCACAGCAAAGATAGAAAAACAATTAAAAAGCCAATTTCCTAAGTTTAACTATCGTAATGGATATGGAAAGCCCGAGGGAATTGTTATCCATGAAACAGCCAATAATTCATCTACAATTACTGGCGAAATCAATTA from the Listeria seeligeri serovar 1/2b str. SLCC3954 genome contains:
- a CDS encoding lysylphosphatidylglycerol synthase transmembrane domain-containing protein; the encoded protein is MSGGAKKNLFNIAIVLAISIGFILWQFQDVDISKFFASMLNVNPWWLAAAFGAMFLYWFLEAMVLQTASKPANKDQRFFSSFRITMIGQFFNTITPMSTGGQPAQLVMLTKQGMDAGRGSSVLLVKFIIYQAMVVLNFLIILIFGLHYLMTGVTQLKFLVLLGFSVHVVVIVCLILVGRSQKFTTKLVHILLVPTKLFMKKEKVAKLRNMLDEKIITFHEESNRIGKDWKLIVRCCIFTTLQLWIYFSIPFFILQAIGVTGIGLYMAITYHAFIIMFATVMPTPGGAGGAEYTFTLLFGMLLGPAKLLMALVLWRIITYYSCIIFGAGALLIKDTASKKIKPRIEALAKAPAKNVPQ
- a CDS encoding diacylglycerol kinase family lipid kinase, with the translated sequence MQTKAMIIYNPVAGKNKFRKLLPDAEKILTEADFEVTLVPSTKAPKSTTMIAKQAAQDGFDVVIAAGGDGTVNEVVNGLMQVNNPPKLGILPVGTTNDYARALNFAKDPLEALQIIAKQETIRVDIGKANETEFFINNAAGGKITEITYAVKESMKSKWGRLAYLFSGLQMLPKLSPVNVEISYNNQVFQGEILLFFVNKTNSVGGMETLCPPAQLNSGMFELLILKKVSPQKLFQLFASIKKGTHLNSPHVIHARTNKVEIKSTTDLNVSYDGVYGGKAPYTLEIIPEALEIFADKSRIIERLRG
- the fba gene encoding class II fructose-1,6-bisphosphate aldolase, which encodes MPIVNMTDMLKKALAGKYAVGQFNINNLEWTQAILKAAEAEKAPVILGVSEGAAKYMGGFKTVVKMTEGLVEDLKITVPVAIHLDHGSSFDSCKAAIDAGFSSVMIDGSHHPIDENIAMTKQVVDYAHAKGVSVEAEIGTVGGDEDGVTGGINYADPQECLRVVKEANIDALAAALGSVHGPYHGEPVLGFDEMKEISELTGAPLVLHGGSGIPEHQVKKAIELGHSKINVNTECQIVWTAAVREKLATDDKVYDPRKVIGPGVDAIIKTVTEKIQEFGSNGKA
- a CDS encoding glycosyltransferase family 4 protein, producing MNIGIFTDTYSPQISGVATSIMIMENELRKQGHTVYIFTTTDPNADRESEEGRVFRLPSIPFVFFPERRVAVAGMNKFIKLVGRLNLDIIHTHTEFSLGLLGKRIAKKYHIPSIHTYHTMYVDYLHYIAKGKILTPSMVGKMTKTFCDSYDAIITPTPKVRHHLEEQGIYKLMYTIPTGTDISSFAPVEKQQIADLKKSLGIGTEDAVILSLGRIAQEKNIDAIINAMPEVLLKEPNAKLVIVGDGPVRKDLEKIVENKNLEEHVIFTGAVDWENISLYYQLGDLFVSASTTETQGLTYAEAMAASLPVVAKRDESIEGFLTDRETAFLFDEDYELADLLVQVLSDKNTAALVAANGRVKVESISADQFGLNVEATYNEICEIYRVKRQNGSIKVKPTLIKSKIASQVFSLSSSTQVHRKERSSRRD
- a CDS encoding glycosyltransferase family 4 protein; protein product: MIKLTMLSSAEKVKGQGVASAYRELVNLLEERYTNEIDMKINSFKKSDITHYHTVDFRFFLSAFFKKKRGVRVGYVHFLPETMEGSLKLPWIARVVFYKYLIGFYKKMDEIVVVNPSFIPKLTAYDIPKERIHYIPNFVSKKSFFPISKGEKESVREKYGIPLDKFTVIGIGQVQHRKGVLDFVEVAKQLPDIQFVWAGGFSFGKITSGYEELKKIYDNPPANVKFIGIVDRSEMNACINMADIFFMPSYNELFPMAILEAMSSDVPILLRNLDLYEEILDGYYVKKADNQGFIQAIQRLKTDEAYYDEMLQAAKKGAAYYSEDRLAEIWYAFYQGLLTKE